In a genomic window of Halobiforma lacisalsi AJ5:
- a CDS encoding metal-dependent hydrolase: protein MPSTTVHAGFTLLLAAGLLRGTLDRRAIAVLLALVALPEIDSAAGLWLDGAHRALLHNLTIPLLAGLWLYWDTRLRETDRSWLRGRWGQWGVTVAWVALFVHVFAHVLLDYAHLEGINAFYPVYDRFLRLEGELALSTTDGIVQTFVDVDVGADGGEMTDVGATGTTADTHVANPVEPSETVEEPDEPVERLFPVAESGWQLFLALAGPFVLVARRFQERRDEA from the coding sequence ATGCCGTCGACGACCGTCCACGCCGGCTTCACCCTTCTGCTCGCAGCGGGACTGCTGCGGGGAACGCTCGATCGACGGGCCATTGCCGTCCTCCTCGCTCTGGTCGCCCTCCCCGAGATCGACTCGGCCGCCGGCCTGTGGCTGGATGGCGCCCACCGCGCCCTGTTGCACAATCTGACGATCCCACTGCTGGCCGGCCTGTGGCTGTACTGGGACACCCGTCTCCGGGAGACCGACCGCTCGTGGCTCCGCGGACGATGGGGGCAGTGGGGCGTGACGGTGGCGTGGGTCGCCCTGTTCGTCCACGTCTTCGCACACGTGCTGCTGGATTACGCCCACCTCGAGGGGATCAACGCCTTCTACCCCGTCTACGACCGATTCCTGCGTCTCGAGGGGGAACTCGCCCTCTCGACGACCGACGGGATCGTCCAGACGTTCGTCGACGTCGACGTCGGCGCCGACGGCGGCGAGATGACGGACGTGGGTGCGACGGGGACGACCGCGGATACACACGTCGCCAACCCGGTCGAACCCTCGGAAACGGTCGAGGAACCCGACGAACCGGTCGAGCGGCTGTTCCCAGTCGCAGAGAGCGGCTGGCAGCTGTTCCTGGCCCTCGCGGGTCCCTTCGTGCTGGTCGCTCGTCGGTTCCAGGAGCGACGGGACGAGGCCTGA
- a CDS encoding PINc/VapC family ATPase encodes MNVVPDTSVVIDGRVSSTIEDGQFEGATISVPEAVVAELEAQANDGIETGWDGLEELQRLAELADEGEIELEYVGERPSAIERGHASEGEIDAIIRDLAEDLDATFLTSDVVQAEVAEAKGLDVEHISPETREVEVGTLTVENYFDDSTMSVHLKTGAVPMAKRGELGDMHYQEIAEDPLDEGTMDEYAREVVDAAKESPDGFLELSEPGMKIVQFRDYRIAIGRPPFSDGIEITAVRPIAQTDIEDYENADELKERLLERQRGVLISGAPGAGKSTFAQAVARFISDHDYAVKTMEKPRDLQVGPDITQYTELGGQMAKTADALLMVRPDYTIYDEVRKTDDFEVFADMRLAGVGMIGVVHATRPIDALQRLVGRVELGMIPQVVDTVVYIEAGEVETVYDVRTEVKVPAGLTEEDLARPVIQVTNFETGEPEYEIYTFNRQVVTVPLKDEEGGPGSESGVDRIAKQEIEREIRSIARGYVDVELRSQDKAVVYVEEDDISSVIGKGGGRITDVENRLGIDIDVRTHDENPNYGAGAGSGGAGASGDGGSGGQAGQMVTPEVTSRHIVIPVDGNHGETVEVQAGGDYLFTATVSRGGEIQVSRGSAIAEELEGAIDRKDPITVVPSS; translated from the coding sequence ATGAACGTCGTGCCGGACACGAGCGTGGTCATCGACGGCCGCGTCTCGTCGACGATCGAAGACGGGCAGTTCGAGGGAGCGACGATCTCGGTTCCCGAAGCCGTCGTCGCGGAACTCGAGGCGCAGGCCAACGACGGCATCGAGACCGGCTGGGACGGCCTCGAGGAACTCCAGCGGCTCGCCGAGTTGGCCGACGAGGGCGAGATCGAACTCGAGTACGTCGGCGAACGACCCAGCGCCATCGAGCGCGGCCACGCCTCTGAGGGCGAGATCGACGCGATCATCCGCGATCTGGCGGAGGACCTGGACGCGACCTTCCTCACGAGCGATGTCGTCCAGGCGGAGGTCGCCGAGGCGAAGGGACTCGACGTCGAACATATCTCCCCCGAGACCCGCGAGGTCGAGGTCGGCACGCTCACCGTCGAGAACTACTTCGACGACTCGACGATGAGCGTTCACCTCAAGACCGGTGCCGTGCCAATGGCCAAGCGAGGCGAACTCGGCGACATGCACTACCAGGAGATCGCCGAGGATCCCCTCGACGAGGGAACGATGGACGAGTACGCCCGCGAGGTCGTCGACGCGGCAAAGGAGTCGCCGGACGGCTTCCTCGAGCTTTCCGAGCCGGGCATGAAGATCGTCCAGTTCCGGGACTACCGGATCGCGATCGGCCGTCCCCCGTTCTCGGACGGCATCGAGATCACGGCGGTCCGCCCGATCGCCCAGACCGATATCGAGGACTACGAGAACGCCGACGAACTGAAAGAGCGGTTGCTCGAGCGTCAGCGCGGCGTCCTCATCTCGGGTGCGCCCGGGGCCGGGAAGTCGACCTTCGCGCAGGCGGTCGCCCGGTTCATCTCGGACCACGATTACGCGGTCAAGACGATGGAGAAGCCCCGGGACCTGCAGGTCGGCCCCGACATCACCCAGTACACGGAACTCGGTGGGCAGATGGCAAAGACCGCCGACGCCCTGCTGATGGTTCGTCCCGACTACACCATCTACGACGAGGTCCGCAAGACCGACGACTTCGAGGTCTTCGCCGACATGCGCCTGGCCGGCGTCGGGATGATCGGCGTCGTCCACGCGACCCGACCGATCGACGCCCTCCAGCGACTCGTCGGCCGCGTCGAACTCGGGATGATCCCGCAGGTCGTCGACACCGTCGTCTACATCGAGGCCGGCGAGGTCGAGACCGTCTACGACGTGCGGACGGAGGTCAAGGTCCCCGCGGGCCTCACCGAGGAGGACCTCGCCCGCCCGGTCATCCAGGTCACCAACTTCGAGACGGGTGAACCCGAGTACGAGATCTACACGTTCAACCGCCAGGTCGTCACCGTCCCGCTCAAAGACGAGGAGGGCGGCCCCGGCAGCGAGTCCGGCGTCGATCGCATCGCCAAACAGGAGATCGAACGCGAGATCCGTTCGATCGCCCGGGGCTACGTCGACGTCGAACTCCGGAGCCAGGACAAGGCGGTCGTCTACGTCGAGGAGGACGACATCTCGAGCGTCATCGGCAAGGGCGGCGGCCGCATCACGGACGTCGAGAACCGCCTGGGGATCGACATCGACGTTCGGACTCACGACGAGAACCCGAACTACGGCGCGGGCGCTGGCTCCGGCGGTGCCGGCGCGAGCGGTGACGGCGGCAGCGGGGGTCAGGCCGGACAGATGGTTACGCCCGAAGTGACCTCCAGGCACATCGTCATCCCCGTCGACGGCAACCACGGCGAGACCGTCGAAGTCCAGGCCGGCGGCGACTACCTCTTCACCGCGACGGTGAGCCGCGGCGGGGAGATCCAGGTGTCCCGCGGGAGCGCGATCGCCGAGGAACTCGAGGGGGCGATCGATCGGAAGGATCCGATTACGGTCGTGCCGTCCTCGTAG
- a CDS encoding bacteriorhodopsin — MTTAVGPESLWLWIGTIGMTLGTLYFVGRGRGVRDAKMQEFYIITIFITSIAAVNYFAMATGFGVTDVMVGDEALTIYWARYTDWLFTTPLLLLDLSLLAGANRNTIATLIGLDVFMIGTGAIATFASTPATRIAWWGISTGALLVLLYVLVGTLSEKARSKSAEVASLFGTLRNLVIVLWLLYPVVWILGTEGTFGILPLYWETAAFMVLDLSAKVGFGVVLLRSRSVLESAVTPTAAPS, encoded by the coding sequence ATGACCACAGCAGTCGGTCCAGAATCCCTGTGGCTGTGGATCGGGACGATAGGAATGACACTCGGCACCCTGTACTTCGTCGGCCGCGGACGCGGCGTTCGCGACGCGAAGATGCAGGAGTTCTACATCATCACGATCTTCATCACGTCCATCGCGGCGGTGAATTACTTCGCGATGGCGACGGGCTTCGGCGTCACCGACGTCATGGTCGGCGACGAGGCGCTCACGATCTACTGGGCGCGATATACCGACTGGCTGTTCACGACGCCGCTCCTGTTGCTCGACCTGTCGCTGCTGGCCGGGGCGAACCGTAATACGATCGCGACGCTGATCGGACTCGACGTCTTCATGATCGGCACCGGCGCGATCGCGACGTTCGCCTCGACGCCCGCGACCCGCATCGCGTGGTGGGGCATCAGCACCGGCGCCCTGCTGGTCCTGCTGTACGTCCTCGTGGGGACCCTCTCCGAGAAGGCCCGAAGCAAGTCGGCCGAGGTCGCGTCACTGTTCGGCACCCTTCGTAACCTGGTCATCGTGCTGTGGCTTCTGTACCCGGTCGTCTGGATCCTCGGCACCGAAGGGACGTTCGGCATCCTCCCGCTGTACTGGGAGACTGCCGCGTTCATGGTGCTCGACCTCTCGGCGAAGGTCGGCTTCGGTGTGGTCCTGCTCCGCAGTCGCTCGGTCCTCGAGAGCGCCGTCACGCCGACGGCCGCACCGAGCTAA